One segment of Yersinia kristensenii DNA contains the following:
- a CDS encoding DNA-methyltransferase, which yields MFVGNSTLQLPPGKLKHIKVRQIGNATLYCGNALEILPFIKSGSVDALITDPPYSSGATHKSGRTTTTPTSKYLNEENKRFEEFDGENMDARSWVLWCSLWMSHACKAVKAGGYSLVFTDWRQLPAATDVFQASGFVWRGIVAWNKGRGSRTPHTGYFRHQCEYIVWGSKGKLKSSPNGPFDGCLTFPVIPSKKLHPTAKPEELMAELVKTANPNGIILDPFMGSGTTGVAALKTGCQFIGIESNEHYFEVAAQRLQSTLLP from the coding sequence ATGTTCGTGGGGAACAGCACATTACAACTACCGCCAGGTAAACTTAAACACATCAAAGTTCGCCAGATTGGCAATGCTACGCTTTACTGCGGGAATGCACTGGAAATACTCCCTTTCATCAAGTCGGGCAGTGTCGATGCTCTCATCACCGACCCACCCTATAGCTCAGGTGCGACACACAAAAGTGGCCGCACGACGACTACCCCAACCAGCAAATATCTGAACGAAGAAAACAAACGTTTTGAAGAGTTTGATGGCGAAAATATGGATGCTCGCTCTTGGGTGCTCTGGTGTTCGTTATGGATGTCACACGCCTGCAAAGCGGTTAAGGCCGGAGGTTATTCGTTAGTATTTACCGACTGGCGACAATTGCCCGCCGCAACAGATGTTTTTCAAGCCAGCGGCTTTGTCTGGCGTGGAATAGTGGCATGGAACAAAGGACGGGGCTCACGAACACCGCATACCGGGTACTTTCGCCACCAGTGCGAATACATCGTCTGGGGTAGCAAGGGAAAGCTGAAAAGTTCACCAAACGGCCCATTCGATGGTTGTCTCACCTTTCCGGTTATCCCGTCGAAAAAGCTGCACCCAACAGCCAAACCCGAAGAACTGATGGCGGAATTGGTAAAAACAGCCAACCCCAATGGCATCATACTGGATCCATTCATGGGGTCAGGCACAACGGGAGTCGCAGCCTTAAAGACAGGTTGTCAATTTATCGGCATTGAATCTAATGAGCATTACTTTGAAGTGGCCGCGCAACGGCTTCAGAGTACCCTGCTCCCATAA